Part of the Deltaproteobacteria bacterium genome is shown below.
CATAAGTTTTTAAGCCTCCACCAGGTGAACGCGACGCAGCCGTTCAGCGCCTATAAAAGATAAGAAGGCCTCTCGGGTCGTATATTTGGCGACAAAACCCATTTCTTGTTCAGCCTTGTCACCGGCTGCTACACAGATGTATTTGAGAAAATCAATATAGCTCGCTGGGGCAGGCAAGATATCTAAAAACCAAAGTGTCTGCACAAAGGCCTTGAGCCCGATCATGCTCAAAGGGATGCGGTACTTTCCGGTTAATTCAATCACCTTAGATAACGGCAATACCCCTTGGCCTACAATATTGTAAATTCCCGGCCAATCTTGATAAACAGCCAATTCTACCGAGCGAAACAAATCGTCTTCGTGAACAAATTGCATGAGGGGGTCATATCCCATCACTGTGGGAATAATAGGCAGATTATAATAAGCGGTTTTAAAACTATCGACCGTGGGGCCCATGATAGTGCAAGGTCGCAGGATGGTAACAATAGTTTTGGGGTGCTTGCGAGCAAAGCGCAAAAAACCATTTTCGGCATCACATTTATCTTTAAGAAAACTATTTTTGCGAAAAGCACGGGCCGGATGTTTTTCGGTTAGATAATTGGGATTGTCGGCAAAGGGGCCATAGACATCGGTGGTAGACGTTAAAATTAGTTTTTTTACTTTGGCCGCCGAGGCTGCATTGCAAACATACATGCTCCCCACCGAAATGAGTTCATGGGCAAAAGATAAATTTCGGGGTGGTGTGATGGGAAAGGCGGTATGAATCAAGGTGTCGACTTTTTCTTTTTTTAAAATTTCGGCAAGTTTGGCATCGGCCAATTCTTCGGTCAGATCTAAATGGATATATTTAGTACGACTCAAACGGAGTTTTGGAGTTTTGTAGTATAGCGAGATAACTTTGTGAATCGAGCGGTTGCGATCGAGTCGCTGTAAAATGTTAGTGGCTTTGAAGCCACTGCCGGTGACGGCAACGACTTTCGGAAGTGAGTTTGCATTAGATGCCATGAGGTATTCTATGGGGATAAGTGGCTTAAAATCAAGATAAAGATGTCATCCCCGCGAAGGCGGGGACCCAGTAATGTTCTCTGTCATTGCGAGCGAGCCCCGTTGGCGAGCGTGGCAATCTTCTTTTTCATTCTTCAATTCATTTGCACATTCCCCCACGTCTTTTCAAGGTTAGGAGAGGCCAATGGAGAGCCCGCGCCCGGTCGGCCTAGTCGGACTAAAAAATTCTTTGTTTTTAGTTGAATTAGAGTACTCCTCTGTCGTCCTCTAATTCAAAAAAACAATAGAATTTTTTAGCCCTCTTACGGCCGACCTCCTGCGCTGAAAGGCTCTCCCTTGGCCTCTCCTAACCTTGAAAAGACTTCTCTGCAAATATTTGGGATTATATAAAAAGAGAGTTAAGCGACTTTGCCGTTGAGT
Proteins encoded:
- a CDS encoding NAD-dependent epimerase/dehydratase family protein gives rise to the protein MASNANSLPKVVAVTGSGFKATNILQRLDRNRSIHKVISLYYKTPKLRLSRTKYIHLDLTEELADAKLAEILKKEKVDTLIHTAFPITPPRNLSFAHELISVGSMYVCNAASAAKVKKLILTSTTDVYGPFADNPNYLTEKHPARAFRKNSFLKDKCDAENGFLRFARKHPKTIVTILRPCTIMGPTVDSFKTAYYNLPIIPTVMGYDPLMQFVHEDDLFRSVELAVYQDWPGIYNIVGQGVLPLSKVIELTGKYRIPLSMIGLKAFVQTLWFLDILPAPASYIDFLKYICVAAGDKAEQEMGFVAKYTTREAFLSFIGAERLRRVHLVEA